Below is a genomic region from Mycoplasma phocoeninasale.
TAGAAGAATTGATAACCAATTAAAAGGTCGTTCTGGTCGTCAAGGAGATATTGGTTATACTAAATTTTATCTTTCATTAGATGATCAACTAATTTTGCGTTTTTCAATTCAAGATCAATGAAAGGAAATGTTTAAATCATACGGTGAAGATCCCATTGAAGGCGAAGGAATTCGCAAAGCCTTTATTCGTGCACAGAAAAAAATCGAAGGATTTAACTACGATAGTCGAAAAAGTGTTCTAAATTATGATGACGTTATTCGTCAACAACGTGATCTTATTTATGAACAACGTGATTTAATTTTAAACCGTGATGATCTAGGTAGTATTATCCGTAAAATGATTACTGTTGCTGCTGAACAAACAGTTAATAATCCATATTTTGTTAAAAAAAACAATACCCTTGATTTAGAAGCTTTCTCAAATTACGTTAATTCAAATTTTATGACTTTAACATCTCATAATTTCAAACCCGAAGAAATCATTAAATATGATCGTGAGGAATTAGTTGAACACATTGTTAAAGTATGACAAAAAGAATATGATGTGCTTCGTCAAAATATTATTGATAAATATGGAATCTCATCACTAGCTTCCTCGGAGAGAAACATAATTTTGAATGTTTTTGATAGTGCTTGACAAGACCATATTAATGTCATGGATAAACTACGCCGTAGCACTAACTTAGTACAATACTCGCAAAAAAATCCATACCAAATATACACACAATTAGGTTCGAAAAAATTCAGTCAATTGACAAAACGTATTGCTTTAGAGTGTGTTACTAACTTAATGAATAACTATGATGCATTACCATCATCAAATAGTCAAATTAATTTTCCATGAATTATTGGTCCTGATAGCTCTGGAAATAATCTTCCACCGCAACAGCCAAATTTACAAGTTCAAGACTTTATAAAATACTTAGTTGACTCTGAAAGACAAAAACTTGAAAGAGAAGGGGTTCCAGAAGATGAAATTAATAAAAGAATCGAGGAGCTTGAAAGTCGTATTCTTAAGGAATTAAAACTGGATAGTAAAGTTGAAAATCATATTATTGAACCGCATGAATTAGTCGATGTAAAAAAATAAAATCCCAGCTGTATAATTTCTTACACTGAGATTTTTTTATTTTTTATTAGCAAGATTACATTTTTTGAAAATATTCAATAGCCAATCGCAATATCGCAACGTCATTTGGGAAAGTAACTTTTTCAAGTGCTTCTTCAATTGGATATCATGTTGCTTCGCTAATTTCTGAAGCCTGAGTTTTAATTTCATTGTTTGTAGGAATTCCAATAAAATAAATTACATCTTTATAAATATCTCTTATTGGGGAATAGCTATTAGTTTCACGAAAATCACCGACAATTTTAATTTCGATGTTTGTTTCTTCTTTAACTTCACGAATAGCTGTTTGATGTTCAGTTTCATGATCTTCAACATGTCCTTTAGGAAACCCTCAATGTCCACCAATTTGCTGAATTAGCAGCACATTTAGTCTGCCATTAATTGATTTGAAGATTATTGCTCCACAAGATTTTTCTTTTTTCATTTATTTTACTCACTTTCTCAATATTTTACTCCAGTAAAGTATTTTGTAAACATAATTGCATTCACTAAAATGAGCACTAAATAGCTACTCATTAGTACAATCATTTCAACTTTTAAAATGTTTAAATATTTTAAGGCATTTTCTTGTTGCTGACTGTCATTAATAAATTTAAAATAATTAGTTCATAGTGGTTGAATTAAAAAAGCATTAACAATAAAAACGGCGGCTAGTGATAAGAAAATAAACATTGAAATTAGCTGAAATTTAGTAACTATTCTCGGCAACCTATCTTTAAATACCTTTCTGATTGGAAAATAACAGACCGCAATATAAACAGTAGCGAAAGTAACTAAAATTTGGGTTACTGAAATTAAAATTAAACTTGACCTGCTTAACCTTATGCCATATAAACTTGCCGAAAGAATGGCAATAATAGCAAAAAATGATCCAAGTCAAATAGCAATTAAATAGTTTAAATGACTGCTATCAATTTTAATTTTTCTTTTTTTATTAATATCTTTCATAATATTCCTATTTATATTATTATAATTAATAATTACAAAACCAAAAGTTAGTTTTGATAAAATATAACTAGTTAGTTAGGAAAGGTTTACACATGTCTTTGTCTGATAAATATTTAGCATTATATCGTCAATATCGTCCCCAGAAATTTGAGGATATAAAAGGTCAAGAGCATATTGTTAGAACACTAAAAAATATTATTTTAAATCATAAAATTGGTCACGCTTATCTTTTCTGTGGTCCACATGGAAATGGAAAAACTAGTACTGCTAAAGTTTTTGCTAATACCATTAATTGTGGACACACTGAAGACATCTTAGTTCCATGTCAACAATGCATTGCTAATATTGATCGAAATCTTGATATTATTGAAATTGATGCGGCTTCTAACACCGGCATTGATGATATTCGTGAACTTCGTGAAAAAGTTAAGCACATGCCAACAAATAGTAAATATAAAATTTACATTATTGATGAAGTGCATATGCTTTCTAAGGGAGCATTTAATGCACTACTGAAAACATTAGAAGAACCACCTGAATATGTTATTTTTATTCTAGCAACAACTGATCCACAAAAAATTCCGCTTACAATTCTCAGTCGCGTCCAGAGATTTAATTTTAAAAAAATGGAACTTAGCACACTAGTTTCTGAACTTAAAAAGATTTTTGAAAAAGAGCAAATTGGGGCTGATGAAGATGCTATCCAGCTTATTAGTAAACTTGGCAATGGTAGCTTTCGTGATACACTTAGTTTAGCTGATCAAATTGCTATTTATTGTGCTAATGAAAAAATAACTAAAGGCGCAGTTGAAGATTTATTTGCAATTTCCAATTCTGATAACATCATTAAATTAATTAACTTAGCAGCTTCAAACAATTTAGAACAATTGCTACTATTTTCAAATGATTTACTGGAAAAAGGTACTGACATCGTCATCCTTTTAAACCAAATTGTTGATATACTAAAAGATTTTATTATTTATAAGAAAACTAACAGTATGCGTTTAGTTGAAGAGTTAACTGAAGAGAGTCTTAAAAAAATTACTATTGATAACATTAGCCACGCATATGAATTTCTTGATATTATTTTAATTTCTTTGAAAGAACTAAAATATTCAGATTTTCCTAAGCAAACATTTGAACTATGCTTAATGAAAATGGCTAAATCGGACCGTGAATCAAAAGATACTAACTTAAAAGTGAGAAATGACTATGCTAGCGAAGATAATTTCAAACCAGTGAATAAGGTTTTGAAAAAAACTTCACTTGAGCAGGAAGAACTAAATTCAAAATTCAATCTATCATCTATCGCCAACACTTTTAGTGAAAAGAAAGAACTTGTTGATCTGAACATTGAAGAAGTTAATGTTGATGAAATTCTTGAAAAAACCGCTGAAATTTTACTATCAGAAACAACCAATGAACTGGAAAATGCTCAAATAAGCGATGCGATTGTAACGAGTAATTATGATGTTGAAAACACAGAAGTACAAAGTAGTGCTAAAAATGATGAGCCAGTAGGGTCTGATACAGTTAGTCTAGATCAAATCATTGATTGTTTACTAGTAAAACAGTATGCAAAAATGGCAAAACCGGGTTATGAAAATGCTAATTTAACACTTAATGATAATATCAAATACAGTTTAATTGACTCTAAACTTTCGGATTCAGAATCGGATAAACAAGTTAAAGATATTTTAAGTAATTTCAAAATTATCTTTTCATCACATGACTTCATTTTATTTAGTTCTTCATTTGATGATAAGGTTTTTGACTTAAACCGTAATGCTTATCGTGATAGTTTAATTAAGGGAGCATATAAAATTTTTAATCGCTATGTTCACTTATTTGCAATTACTGAAAAACAAATTGAAGATGCTAAAAATTACTGACTAAATAACAAAGAAGCACTAAAAAGTAGAAAAATTAAAAAATTAGAGGATTTATCAAAACGTTACGATGAATCTTCTGCAAGTATTGATTGAGCCATGGAAACTTTTGGTGAAAAATTTAAAATTAAAAAATAGTAGGAGATAAATATGAACAATATTAATGAAATGCTTAAAAAAGCAAAAAGAATTCAAGGTGAATTAGAAAAAGAAGAGCAGCTAATTGCTAAAAAAGAATTTGTAATTGAAAAACAAGGAATAAAGATTACCATGCTAGGAACTCGTAAGGTAACCAAAGTTGAAATTAATCCAGCTTTAATTGACCCAGATGATCCAGAATTATTACAAGATTTAGTTTTAATTGCTGTTAATGAAGCTATTGAAACAATTGATGAAGAATATGACCAAATAAACGCTAAATATGCTGGCGGCGGACTGCCTTTCTAGCATGAAGAACACAAATGAGGAGCTTGAATTGCTACTAAAGGCAATTCCGGGTATTAGCAAACGTCAAGCCCAAAAAATTATTAGTTATTTTTTAGAAAATGATGTGAGCAGACTCGAAAATATTTATCAGCTAATGAAACAGTTAAAAGATAAGTTAAAAAAATGTCAAAACTGCAATTTATATTCAGATGCTGAGATTTGTAGTATTTGTTTAGATAAATCACGCCAACAAAAACTTATGATAGTTTTGAGTCAAGAAGATTTGAAAAAATTTGAAGCGCTAGAAATTTATAGCGGTAAATACTTCATTTTAGAAGAGTTATATGATCTAAAAAAACCAAGCGAAAAATTTGATCGAAACCTAGAAAAACTACTGCCTATGGCAAAAAATGTTTCAGAAATTGTAATTGCTTTATCTGCAACAGTTGAAGGACAATTTACCACACAATTTATTAAGAAAATTCTTAAAGATAAAATTAATTTTGATAACGCCTATCAACTTTCAATGGGAATTCCACTTGGTGTTCAGGTTGAATATGTTGATCCAGTTACATTAAAACAATCTTTGATTAATAAAACTAAAATATAAGGGGAAAATATGAAAACAAATCGAGGAAAATTTATAGTTATTGAAGGAATGGATGGAGCTGGAAAAACAACCATTCTTAAAATGCTTGAAAAGTATTTAGTAAAAAATAAAAAGCAAAATAATTTTGTCTTTACAAGAGAACCGGGAAGTAGTTTTTCAAAAGAGGCTGAAAAAATTCGTAGTTTAATTTTAGAAAACGGCAATGAGTTCAGTCCTATGGTTGACGCCTTGTTATTTGCTACAAGTAGAAGAATAAATTTAGAAAAAGGTATTTGACCATCACTTGAGGCCGGCAAAAATGTTATTTCTGATCGCTATTGAACATCATCATATGTTTATCAAGGAATCTTAGGTGGCATTGGTGTTCCTAAGGTTAAAATGATTAATGAGATTGCGACTGACAACACTCATCCAGATTTTATTATCTTCTTTGATCTAGCACCAGAGATTTCACTAAAACGTTTGAAAGATAGTCGCGAATCAATGGATCGCCTTGAACATTTAGATGTTGCCTACTATCAAAATTTACGTGAAGCATATTTGAAAGTTATAGCTAAGGATACTAAAAAATTTAGTGTTCTTGATGCCAATTGTTCGATTGATGAATTATTCGAAAAATTTATTAACCTTTTAGTGGACCAAAAAATTTTATAATGGCAATTAATTCTGATTTTTTGAAAACCATTAATAATTCAGTCAGAGAGAATAAGCTTCAGCAGGTGTATTTATTTTCACAACTAGTAGATGAAGAATTTGATGAATATCTTTTTGCCTTTATTGAGGCAGTTAATCAAGACAAAATTACATCATTCTCAAAAGTTAATTTAAATGATCTTTATTTATCTGTTAATGAGGATAATCAATCAATTGCTAAAGAAACAATTAATGACGCAATGCTTTGAGCTTCTAAAAGTAATTTTTTAGATGCTAACAAGTTTAAAATTTTAGTTATCAAAAACATTGAAAAAGGCAGTGCTCAAAGTCTCAATAGTCTACTAAAATTCTTAGAAAATCCCCCAGCTCATGCCATCGTAGTTATGACAACTAATCAAATTAGCAAAGTCCTAAAAACGATCAAATCAAGGGCATTTATTATCAATCTTAAATCGGATTTAGTCACAATTAAATCAATTAATGATTTTGTTACCGTTTATGCTAAAAAATATAATTTAACTGACATTGAAAAATTGAATACTATGCTAAAAAATCTGAAGTCAACAATTTTATCATCGACTTCGAAACCCGAATCACTTTTATATTTTTTAATGAAGCATTTCGAAAAAGAAAATGCTAACTTTATTGTTATTTTTATGATTTTTATATATGAAGATTTAGCTAAAATTGCTGCCAATGTAAATCACAATCTCCTACTTTTGACAGAAAAAGATGCTAAAGCTCTTAAAACACCGATAAAGATAGATGAAATTATCCAATGTTTAAAAGATATGTATAAGACCTTAAAGACTAATGTGAATTTCCCCTTACAAAAATCGAATTTTCTAATTCAAATTGAGAAGTTATATGGAAAATAAAATTTATATTATCGGAACACCAATTGGAAATCTTGAGGATATTAGTCTAAGAGCATTAAAACAATTAAAATTATCAGATATTATTTTATGTGAAGACACGCGCGTAAGTCAAAAATTACTACGCTTTTATGATATTTCCGGCAAGCAACTGATTTCTTATCATAAGTTCAATGAAAAGTCTTTGGCTCCTAAAATTATTGATATGATTTTATCAAATAAAGTAGTTTCGCTTATTTCTGATGCTGGCATGCCATGTATTTCTGATCCTGGATTTGAAATCATTAGTCTAGCTAAAAAAAATAATATTAGCGTTGATGTGATTGGCGGGCCAACTGCCCTCATTCATGCCGTGATTAAAGCTAATTTTAGTTCGGAATTCAATTTCATCGGCTTTTTAAAAGATAAATCTCAGGCTAGACAAAATCAATTAAAATCACTTCAATATGGCACATATGTTTGCTATATATCACCACATAAGCTCCAAACCACCATTAATGATTTTAAAGTTGTCTTTGGAAATAATGTCAAATTATTTTTAATTAAAGAGATGACAAAACTTCACGAAAAAAGTTATGAAGGAAATCCTGATGAGATATTAAGCAAAATTAGTGAAGATAGCCAAAAAGGTGAGTTTAGTTTGGTATTTAAACTAGAAAAACCTGCGCACGTTAAAGTTAATAAATATCCCAAAAAAAATTAAAAAGCCCGAATATGGGCTTTTATTAATTTTTCACAGTAATTATACAATATTCAATTATCTATTTTTAGCAATAAACGCATCTAAACGGCTTGCTTTTCTAGCACCATTGTTTTGGTGTAAAACACCCTTAGAAACAGCTTTATCAATTTCATGATGTGCTTTAGCAAATAAATCACTTGCTTTAGGATCTTTTGCTTGTGCAGCTAATTTTGCCTTTTTAATTGCAGTTTTAACTGAAGATTTGATAGCTGAGTTGCGAACACGTGCCTTTTCGTTAGATAATATTGCTTTTTGTTTTGATTTAATGTTTGCCATTGGTTTGCCTTTCTTGCTTTAATAATTAGCAATTAATATTTTATAATAAAAAATGATTTTTTTATTCTTTTTATTCAAAAGCAAACAAATTAAGTAAATGACAAATAGTTTTTATTTTCTACTAAAATTTATAATTATGAGAAAAATAAACGAAATTCTAATTTACAAGCTTGGAGAAAAAGAAATTAATATTCATTTGCGCTTTACAAATAATAAAAATATATATTTAACAATGAAAAATGACCAGATAATTCTTTCAACACCAGTAAAATATATCAACACTGAACAATTAAACAATTTCTTAGCGATGGCTATACCGAAATTGATTAAGCGTTCTGGTAAACAAAAAAGTAAACCCGTACTTGATATTGATTGAGAGAATCAACAGTTTTATTTGTTTGGTAAGCTTACCAAATTTAAAATTTTCGACGGTTTCATTCAATTATTTATTGATGAAAGTATTGAAATTATTTATACAAAAACTAAAAGCATATCCCCACTTAAAAAATTAATCTGAAATAATTTAACTCAGAAACTTGAAAAGACATTTAGTGAATGAGCTAATTACTATTCACAAAAATATCTAAAAAAACCTATACTAGCCAAAATTAGAATTGCGAATAAGAGATCAGCTTGAGCAACAAATTATCTAACAAAAGATACAATTTCAGTTTCTAAATATTTAATATTTTATAATATAAGATGTATCAAATATGTAGCAATGCATGAAATTGCACATTTTCTTGAAGGAAATCATTCGAATCGCTTTTGAAAGATTATTAGCCAAGAATTTCCTGACTATAAAGAAATTATTAAGGCAATGAATGAACATAAATTTATGTGGGAGGGAAGTTAAAAATGGATAGAGTTTATATTATCGGCATTAGTGTGGGATTACTGCTATTAATTGCTTTTATTATCGTAATGATTGTACTTGGAGTTTTTATATCAAAGCGCAATCTTGATAAAGCGAAGAAAAATGATGATTTTGAGAATAGCGTTAGTGAAGAAATACAAAAATTATTAAACGAAAACCGTACCAGTAAATGAATTAAACCATCAATGTATAAAAATGCTAAAACAAAATCAAAATTTGAACTCGGAAATATTTTAGTTAGCAGAAGTTCTGTTTTCTTATTTAAACTAAATTATACTGATGGTGGAACAATTGAGGGAGATGGACTTGAAAGGGAATGAATTATTCACAGTGAAAAAAATAACTATACTTTCCCTAATGCTATGATCGAATTAGAAAATGATATTAAGAACTTATCATCGATTCTTCCTCCTAATGTTCCTGTCATTGGAGTTATTGTATTTAATAAAAATACGCAACCATCAATTGTCAATCTGCCTCCTTATATTTTGTGTTTATCAGTTGACAGAATAAGTGAAGAAATCATTGAAATTCAAAACAAACTACATTCAATGCTAGACTTAGAAAATATTGAAAACATTGTCAATGTTCTAGTTGAATATAAGCAATAAATTAACATTTACTACTAAATAACGTGAATCTTTGCCTAAAAAACCACGTTATTTTTTTTGTTAGTTATTTTTTTGCTACAATAATACTATTCTAATAACAACTTAATGGAGAAAAAATGAAGAAAAAAACTAAAAAAATATTGGACAAATATTACATTTCAGAAGCTTTTGATAAAAACAGAAATATATCTTTTAATTTCAAAAAAGCTAACAAAAAAATATCAGGAAATTTTGCCGAATTTACTGATGCATTAGCTGAATATGTTCGTGTTGCTGAACAATCAGAAAATGAGACAAGAGTATGATTCCACCGTGATGCCGCTTATCGTGGAAGTGTAGGTCTTGAAAAAGCTCGCTTAATTATTGACCACGTTAAAGAAAAGAATGTTGACAATCAACAAGTAATTGACTACATTGAAAAAGAAAACTTAGTTGAAAAACCAGTTAAAAAACCTTCTAAGAAAATGATGGTAGCTGAAGAATTAGAAAAAGAAGCCAATGAAATTTCATTTGATGTTCAAGATAAGGAATCGAAAATGTCATCAGATGTTACTAGCAACGATGTTGAATATGAATCTAAGTTTGATGTTACAATATTAGACCTAAAACCATATGAAGGCAAACTAGATGTTTACTATAATTTATCAAGTGAAGATGGACAAACTTCAGAAACTATGATGAAAACCATCGAAGGTTTTTCTACCATGATGAATGATGACATGATGATGTCAGAAAATTCTTCAACTATGAATGAAGAACCAATGATGAATGAAGAAGATCAAAAAATGGATAATGATTCAATGATGATGAATGAAGATAACCAAATGATGGAAGAAGAAAATAAGGATATGATGATGTCAGATGAAGGACATTCACACCACCATCATTCAAAACACTACAACCCAAAAAATACCGGGATAAAAGTAGCTCTTTCACTTTTAATTATCATCGCTTTAGTAAATTTAGTTCTATTAATTTTAAACATTACTGAAATTCTTTAATTACACCAACTTTAAACTTCAAACTACAGCAACAGACTGATGTTTGAAGTTTTTTTGTTTTAATAAAATGGAAAATGGTTGAAAAATCTTAGAAAAAGCATAAATTAATAAATTAGCTAATTATTCAAATAAAAAAATGGACTTTTTATTTGCGAAAAGTCACATTTATTTTTAATATTTTTTCATTATTTTTGATTCTTTAATTTAAGTAATTTTTCTATGAAGTCTGACTTACTTAGAACTTCGGTTTTATCAGATCCGTATTCCCTTATAGCAACCGAATTATTTTTTTGCTCCTCTGATCCAATAACGACAATGAACTTGGTTTTTTGAATTTGTGCATCGCGAATTTTACGGTTAATTCTTTCATTTCTAATGTCTAGGTTAACATTGATATCAAGATCTAATAGTTCTTCATATAGTTTTTGACAATAATCATTTAATTCACTATTAATTGACATTATTGTTACTTGGCGAGGACTCAATCAGTATGGTAGTACGCCTTTAGTTTGTTCAAGTAATGTCGCAATAAATCTTTCGTATGTTCCAATTAATCCACGGTGAATTAGTACAGGAACTTTCATTTCCTCATTATCATCAACATATTTCATATTAAAGCGCATTGGCAGCAGAAAGTCTAGTTGCAATGTCGACATGGTAATAATTTTATTTAAAGCAGTTTTGACCTGAATATCAATTTTTGGTCCATAAAATGCTGCTTCACCAATAAATTCTTTATATTCAATCTTTAGTTCGTTTAATACATCTCGTAAGTCATTTTCTGCGCGATTCCACATATCATCATCATTGAAAAACTTTTCACTATTGTTAGGGTCACGAAGTGAAAGCGAGATGTGATCAATTTCAATTCCAAAGTCTTTTAGTGCTTGAACAATCATTTTGTATAAATGTTTAAATTCATCTTTAATTTGATCAATTCTTACAAAAACGTGGCCTTCTGTCAGATCCATTGACCGAACCCTTTCAAGACCTGATAAGGCTCCTGACTTTTCATAACGATATAATCTTGATTGCTCTGAATATCTAATTGGTAGTTCTTTATATGAATGTCTTGACGAGTTGAATAGTAGGATATGATGAGGACATGTCATTGGACGGGGAACAAGAATTTCATTATCCATTTTTATTGGACTAAACATTGTATCTTGGTAGTGATCTCAATGGCCACTAATTTCATATAGTTTTTTCTCGCCAAAATGAGGTGTTAATACTTCTTGAAACCCAAATTTTTTATCTAATTTTAGGACATAATCACGAATAGCATTATGAATTTTCATTCCATCTTCAAGTCATATTGGTAGACCTTGACCACTTAATTGAGTGAATGTAAAAATTCCTAATTCCTTCCCGATTTTTCGATGATCACGTTCTTTTCGTTCTGCTAGAATTTCGAGATATTGATTCAATTCTTCTTTACTTTCCCAAGCTGTTCCATAAATTCTTGTCAACATCTTGTTTTTAGAATTGCCTCTTCAGTAAGCTCCGGCAACAGATAAAAGTTTAAAATGTTTAATTTCTTTAGTATTGTTGATATGTCCACCTGCACAAAGATCAGTAAATAGAATCTCATTAGTTTTTGGATGACAGTATTGAAAAAAAGTTATATCTTTACCTTCTTTAATAAATTCATCATATAGTTCTTTTTTATAAGGCTGTCCCTTAAATGAGTATTGATCTTCACCAACCAATTTCATTTCATAGCCTTGCATTGCCATTTTTGTCATTAACTTTTCAATCTTTGGAAGATCTGATTCTAAAATTCCTTCTTCAATTTCAAAATCATAGTAAAATCCTTCATCAATTGCTGGTCCAATTGCGAGTTTTGCATCCGGATATAGCTTTAGAACAGCAGCAGCTAACAGATGACTAGTTGAATGATTTAAATTTTTATTAACTTTCATGACTTAAGCCCATTCCCTTCATTAATTTATTTATATTTTCACGTGCAGTTTTTTGAGCTTTTTCCGCTCCAATGCGACTTTCTTGTTCGACATTCTTGATATGTTCTGAATATTTTGATTGTATTTTTGTTAGTAATGATTTTACCTCTTCACCAACTGCTACTTTTAGTTCACCGTAGTTCTTATTCTTGAATTTCTCTTCAGCTTCAGCTAGTGATATATCCTTAATTGCACTATAAATGCTTAGTAAATTTTTAATTCCTGGTTTTGTTTCATCAATGTAGATTTTTCCTTCTGAATCAGTCACTGATTTCATAATTTTCTTATAAGCTTCTTCAGGATTATCAAGAAGATATATCGATGATTTAGGGTTAGTATCTGATTTTGACATTTTTTTAGTTGGTTCAGTTAGTGACATAATCTTTGCACCAATTTCCGGAATAAATGGTTCCGGAATTTTGAAATTAGTTTTATATTTATTATTCAAGCGTATTGCTAAGTTTCTTGTTAATTCGACATGTTGTTTTTGATCAATTCCAACCGGAATAATATCAGCATTGTATAGTAGAATATCAGCAACCATTAGCGTTGGATACATTAATAGTCCTGTTGGAATTGTTTCCATTCCATTTGCGCTTTTAATCTTTGTTGATTTATCTTTAAATTGTGTCATTCGAGATAATTCACCAATACTTGTATTGGTCAAAATTAGTCAGTTCATTAGTCCATGTTCAATAACATCTGATTGAAAAAACAAGGTAGTTTTATTTAAATCAACGCCACAAGCACGGAAAAGTGCAAAAATATCACGGCGATTATTTTCAAGTTCTTTTTTGTCAATCGGTAGTGTTATTGCATGTAAATCAGCGATAAAAACATAATTGTCATATTGATCTTGTAACTTAACAATGTTTTTAATTGCGCCAATATAATTGGCAATCGTCAATTTCCCGGTCGCAGTAATACCACTTAGCATTATTTTTTTTTGCATTTTTTAATACCCTTTCTTAAATTGGATAAATCTTTAATTAATTTTAATACAAAGTAAAGAAATAAAAATGATAATGTTGCTATTGTTATTTTTAGCAATATATTAAATAAATAAAATATAATTATAAAATACCTAATACAAGGGAATATTACAATTTAAAATGAGGAAAAAATGAATAAAAAGCATAAATTTTTATATATTCTTCTATGCATATTAACGCTTGGCTTTATTTGTATTTATTGGAGAAAAAAATATCGTCAAAAAAATCAAAAAGATTATTTAAGTGTTCAAGAGAAACTATCTTTTGACTATGATGAATTCCTTAAATTAATCGGGGGAAAAGAAAATATCACTGCAGTTTCAGCAACACAAAAGATTGTAAAAATTGCTTTTAAAGATCGAAAAAAAGTTGATAGCACTGGCTTAAAAGCATTAGATGGAATTACCGGCATTAGTTTTCAAAGTCAACAAATTTCGTTAGTAATTGGCAATTCAGCTAAATATTTGGAACAAAAAATTAGAAAGGAAATGGAATAATGGAAAATAATGAAATAAAGTACCAAACAATTTTGGCAAATCTACAAAACATCGAAACCAATGATTCATCGTTATTCTCATCAGTTGATAATGAGAAATTTTTTGATGTAATGAAAAACTTTGGAGAGGAAACATTTGAAAATTTTTATAATAAT
It encodes:
- the thrS gene encoding threonine--tRNA ligase produces the protein MKVNKNLNHSTSHLLAAAVLKLYPDAKLAIGPAIDEGFYYDFEIEEGILESDLPKIEKLMTKMAMQGYEMKLVGEDQYSFKGQPYKKELYDEFIKEGKDITFFQYCHPKTNEILFTDLCAGGHINNTKEIKHFKLLSVAGAYWRGNSKNKMLTRIYGTAWESKEELNQYLEILAERKERDHRKIGKELGIFTFTQLSGQGLPIWLEDGMKIHNAIRDYVLKLDKKFGFQEVLTPHFGEKKLYEISGHWDHYQDTMFSPIKMDNEILVPRPMTCPHHILLFNSSRHSYKELPIRYSEQSRLYRYEKSGALSGLERVRSMDLTEGHVFVRIDQIKDEFKHLYKMIVQALKDFGIEIDHISLSLRDPNNSEKFFNDDDMWNRAENDLRDVLNELKIEYKEFIGEAAFYGPKIDIQVKTALNKIITMSTLQLDFLLPMRFNMKYVDDNEEMKVPVLIHRGLIGTYERFIATLLEQTKGVLPYWLSPRQVTIMSINSELNDYCQKLYEELLDLDINVNLDIRNERINRKIRDAQIQKTKFIVVIGSEEQKNNSVAIREYGSDKTEVLSKSDFIEKLLKLKNQK
- a CDS encoding YgjP-like metallopeptidase domain-containing protein, producing the protein MRKINEILIYKLGEKEINIHLRFTNNKNIYLTMKNDQIILSTPVKYINTEQLNNFLAMAIPKLIKRSGKQKSKPVLDIDWENQQFYLFGKLTKFKIFDGFIQLFIDESIEIIYTKTKSISPLKKLIWNNLTQKLEKTFSEWANYYSQKYLKKPILAKIRIANKRSAWATNYLTKDTISVSKYLIFYNIRCIKYVAMHEIAHFLEGNHSNRFWKIISQEFPDYKEIIKAMNEHKFMWEGS
- the trpS gene encoding tryptophan--tRNA ligase, producing MQKKIMLSGITATGKLTIANYIGAIKNIVKLQDQYDNYVFIADLHAITLPIDKKELENNRRDIFALFRACGVDLNKTTLFFQSDVIEHGLMNWLILTNTSIGELSRMTQFKDKSTKIKSANGMETIPTGLLMYPTLMVADILLYNADIIPVGIDQKQHVELTRNLAIRLNNKYKTNFKIPEPFIPEIGAKIMSLTEPTKKMSKSDTNPKSSIYLLDNPEEAYKKIMKSVTDSEGKIYIDETKPGIKNLLSIYSAIKDISLAEAEEKFKNKNYGELKVAVGEEVKSLLTKIQSKYSEHIKNVEQESRIGAEKAQKTARENINKLMKGMGLSHES
- a CDS encoding PTS glucose transporter subunit IIB; the encoded protein is MNKKHKFLYILLCILTLGFICIYWRKKYRQKNQKDYLSVQEKLSFDYDEFLKLIGGKENITAVSATQKIVKIAFKDRKKVDSTGLKALDGITGISFQSQQISLVIGNSAKYLEQKIRKEME